Proteins from one Xenopus tropicalis strain Nigerian chromosome 1, UCB_Xtro_10.0, whole genome shotgun sequence genomic window:
- the LOC100490987 gene encoding gamma-crystallin-4: MGKIFFYEDRNFQGRCYECSSECSDLSSYFSRCNSIRVDSGNWILYENPSYRGHQYYLWKGEYPDFQRWMGFNDYIRSCRFIPHYQGQYKMRIYERGDFQGQMMEFFDDCPNTYDRFRFRDIHSCNVSDGHWMFYEEPNYRGRQYYLRPGEYRRFSDWGASSARIGSFRRVHHMF, encoded by the exons ATGGGAAAG ATCTTCTTCTACGAGGACAGGAATTTCCAAGGCCGCTGCTATGAGTGCAGCTCAGAGTGTTCTGACCTGTCCTCTTACTTCAGTCGCTGCAACTCTATCAGGGTGGACAGTGGGAACTGGATCCTGTATGAGaaccccagttacaggggacaccagtattaTCTCTGGaaaggagaatacccagactttcagagatggatgggcttcaatgactACATCAGGTCCTGCCGCTTTATTCCCCAT TACCAGGGTCAATATAAAATGAGAATCTATGAAAGAGGAGACTTccaagggcagatgatggagttctttgatgactgccccaatacttatgatcgattccgtttccgtgacattcactcctgcaatgtgtctgatggccactggatgttctacgaggaacccaactacagggggcgtcagtactacctgagacctggagaatacaggagattcagtgactggggagcctcaAGCGCCAGAATTGGATCTTTTAGAAGAGTTCATCATATGTTTTAA
- the LOC100490813 gene encoding gamma-crystallin-4 produces the protein MGKIFFYEERNFQGRCFECSSECSDLSSYFSRCNSIRVDSGNWILYEHPSYRGHQYYLWKGEYPDFQRWMGFNDYVRSCRFIPHYQGQYKMRIYERGDFQGQMMEFFDDCPNTYDRFRFRDIHSCNVFDGHWMFYEEPNYRGRQYYLRPGEYRRFSDWGASSARIGSFRRVHHMF, from the exons ATGGGAAAG ATCTTCTTCTACGAGGAGAGAAACTTCCAAGGCCGCTGCTTTGAGTGCAGCTCAGAGTGTTCTGACCTGTCCTCTTACTTCAGTCGCTGCAACTCTATCAGGGTGGACAGTGGGAACTGGATCCTGtatgagcaccccagttacaggggacaccagtattaTCTCTGGaaaggagaatacccagactttcagagatggatgggcttcaatgactACGTCAGGTCCTGCCGTTTTATTCCCCAT tacCAGGGTCAATATAAAATGAGAATCTATGAAAGAGGAGACTTccaagggcagatgatggagttctttgatgactgccccaatacttatgatcgattccgtttccgtgacattcactcctgcaatgtgtttgatggccactggatgttctacgaggaacccaactacagggggcgtcagtactacctgagacctggagaatacaggagattcagtgactggggagcctcaAGCGCCAGAATTGGATCTTTTAGAAGAGTTCATCATATGTTTTAA
- the LOC101731459 gene encoding gamma-crystallin-4, with protein MGKIFFYEDRNFQGRCYECSSECSDLSSYFSRCNSIRVDSGNWILYENPSYRGHQYYLWKGEYPDFQRWMGFNDYIRSCRFIPHHNGQYKMRIYERGDYQGQMMEFFDDCPNTYDRFRFRDIHSCNVFDGHWMFYEEPNYRGRQYYLRPGEYRRFSDWGASSARIGSFRRVHHMF; from the exons ATGGGAAAG ATCTTCTTCTACGAGGACAGGAACTTCCAAGGCCGCTGCTATGAGTGCAGCTCAGAGTGTTCTGACCTGTCCTCTTACTTCAGTCGCTGCAACTCTATCAGGGTAGACAGTGGGAACTGGATCCTGTATGAGaaccccagttacaggggacaccagtattaTCTCTGGaaaggagaatacccagactttcagagatggatgggcttTAATGACTACATCAGGTCCTGCCGCTTTATTCCCCAT CACAATGGTCAATATAAAATGAGAATCTATGAAAGAGGAGACTaccaagggcagatgatggagttctttgatgactgccccaatacttatgatcgattccgtttccgtgacattcactcctgcaatgtgtttgatggccactggatgttctacgaggaacccaactacagggggcgtcagtactacctgagacctggagaatacaggagattcagtgactggggagcctcaAGCGCCAGAATTGGATCTTTTAGAAGAGTTCATCATATGTTTTAA